A window of Clostridium sp. 'White wine YQ' contains these coding sequences:
- a CDS encoding ribonuclease H1 domain-containing protein has protein sequence MGKKVYAIKEGFDSEANMKIENKIVDTWAECLKYVKGVKGAKYKSFEDINEAKRFLEEGSKLLKMGVDEYPKDCLHIYVDGSYNISTQKYSYGLVAVRNNVVEYIDSASAVDTSKSNIRQIAGELEAAVKGVEYALSRDDKKVVIIHDYEGIAHHATGFWERREESSIRYFNRMNELMKLGIEVIFVKVDSHTGEFFNELADEKCKEKLAIDSDRVVDKWLANNILYVSNEKVRDEVISITNNKEENIVVVGNQKNSSSESKKDGVERDIPEEINRILIKLSKEKQLRVLEVIKEISAE, from the coding sequence ATGGGAAAGAAAGTTTATGCTATAAAAGAAGGATTTGATTCAGAAGCCAATATGAAAATAGAAAATAAGATTGTTGATACATGGGCAGAATGCTTGAAATATGTTAAGGGAGTTAAAGGAGCAAAATATAAGAGCTTTGAAGACATAAATGAAGCTAAAAGATTTTTAGAAGAAGGAAGCAAATTGCTAAAAATGGGTGTTGATGAATATCCAAAAGATTGCTTACATATATACGTTGATGGAAGCTATAATATAAGCACACAGAAATACTCATACGGATTGGTTGCAGTAAGGAATAATGTTGTTGAATATATTGATAGTGCATCAGCAGTAGATACTTCAAAGAGTAATATAAGACAGATTGCTGGAGAATTAGAAGCAGCAGTTAAAGGTGTAGAATATGCTTTGAGTAGAGATGATAAGAAGGTAGTTATTATTCATGATTATGAAGGAATAGCTCACCATGCTACAGGTTTTTGGGAGAGAAGAGAAGAATCATCTATAAGATATTTTAATAGAATGAATGAACTTATGAAGTTAGGAATAGAAGTTATATTTGTTAAAGTAGATAGTCATACTGGGGAATTTTTCAATGAACTTGCAGATGAAAAATGTAAAGAAAAATTAGCTATTGATTCGGATAGAGTTGTAGATAAATGGTTGGCTAACAATATTCTATATGTAAGTAATGAAAAAGTAAGAGATGAAGTAATAAGTATAACTAACAATAAGGAAGAAAATATTGTAGTTGTAGGTAATCAAAAAAATTCAAGTAGTGAAAGTAAAAAGGATGGAGTAGAAAGAGATATTCCTGAAGAAATAAATAGAATTCTTATTAAGTTATCTAAAGAAAAACAATTAAGAGTTTTAGAGGTTATTAAAGAAATAAGCGCTGAATAA
- a CDS encoding helix-turn-helix domain-containing protein produces the protein MEILSLGEKIKRKRKELNMTLKDLAGDRITPGQISLVESGRSNPSMDLLEYLADALKTSVEYLMESEETQAEKICIYYEQIAESYILSGDYFGAEKYIENALYYSEKYDLEYRKAKILFLTGEIHMLKGELVAAQQYFLSSNVIFIKNNNFEEIVKTFLNLGKITLQLRAYHSTSSYLKQAEKVYLDNNVGNDQLLGEIYYYMATALFKTENISESINYSFLATEKFKRIHNKKEYARTLLLLSEEYNKKGDLANAIKYSEKTLDVYKELEDTKNIGEIENNLGKLFYEFENIEESFMHYDIAKEIRSKNADNKLIETLINICENYLKLKDVDKSEEIIREIYEKIEDNDIVNRIECNLLNYRLRLIQEEYEEAENILVETYNYAVNNECSKKAGQVAIILGKFYIDNKRDKEAAQYLDYGINIFSDIGLLRN, from the coding sequence ATGGAAATACTTTCATTAGGGGAAAAAATCAAAAGAAAAAGAAAAGAATTGAATATGACCTTAAAGGATTTAGCAGGAGATAGAATAACTCCTGGACAAATTTCTTTAGTTGAATCAGGAAGATCTAATCCATCTATGGATCTGTTAGAATATTTAGCAGATGCGTTAAAGACTTCTGTTGAATATTTAATGGAATCTGAAGAAACCCAAGCAGAAAAGATATGTATTTATTATGAACAAATCGCTGAATCATATATTTTATCAGGAGATTATTTTGGAGCTGAGAAATACATAGAAAATGCTTTATATTATTCTGAAAAATATGATTTAGAATATAGAAAAGCAAAAATATTATTTCTAACAGGCGAAATACACATGCTAAAGGGTGAATTAGTGGCAGCACAACAATATTTCCTATCTTCTAATGTTATATTTATAAAAAACAACAATTTTGAAGAAATTGTAAAAACCTTTCTTAATTTAGGAAAAATTACATTACAACTTAGGGCGTATCATTCTACTAGTTCATATTTAAAACAAGCAGAAAAGGTGTATTTAGACAACAATGTTGGAAATGATCAGCTGCTAGGAGAAATCTATTATTATATGGCTACAGCTTTATTCAAAACTGAAAATATTAGTGAATCAATAAACTATTCATTTTTAGCAACTGAAAAATTTAAACGAATCCATAACAAAAAAGAATATGCTAGAACTCTATTATTATTATCAGAAGAATATAATAAAAAAGGGGACTTGGCAAATGCAATAAAATATTCTGAAAAAACACTAGATGTTTATAAGGAATTAGAAGACACAAAAAATATTGGAGAAATAGAAAATAATTTAGGGAAGTTATTTTATGAATTTGAGAATATAGAAGAGTCTTTTATGCATTATGATATTGCCAAGGAAATAAGAAGTAAAAATGCTGATAACAAATTAATAGAAACTCTTATAAATATATGTGAAAACTATTTGAAATTAAAAGATGTTGATAAGAGTGAAGAAATTATACGTGAGATATATGAAAAGATTGAAGACAATGATATAGTCAACCGAATTGAGTGTAATTTATTAAATTATAGACTTCGTTTAATACAAGAAGAATATGAAGAAGCTGAAAATATATTGGTAGAAACATACAATTATGCAGTTAATAATGAATGTAGTAAAAAGGCAGGACAAGTAGCTATAATACTTGGAAAATTCTACATAGATAATAAAAGAGACAAAGAAGCAGCACAATATTTAGATTATGGGATTAATATATTTAGCGACATAGGGTTATTAAGAAATTAA
- a CDS encoding DUF1232 domain-containing protein, whose protein sequence is MRVSEICVKLSKEDILGLLEEVITFKGLKIDDIEIDRVIRISGSFKRILRVKFRVAVEIIEVKKDELVFRLKEIKVLGIPAIKLIRKFVLKNILKDLKNMGVVHNEDKVIINFNKLMKDIKNFEMDIKEIQVNKSGINVTLHNVVIDIKDIIKKGNKDKIENEILTTEEDRTTLIENNETLLLEEKTENIEKVQDVYTDGRSFLEEKIPDNIKPMEEYLFILPDIIALIVRLLKDSRVSKSTKIAVASSLGYIIIPKDIINDKIPLLGKIDDISVVFFALNKLINDVPLEVLLENWQGSNKNILVLKNALEYLKSFSNGNKLDKFYVLIDSFV, encoded by the coding sequence ATGAGGGTATCAGAGATTTGTGTGAAATTATCAAAAGAAGATATATTAGGTCTATTGGAAGAGGTAATTACCTTTAAGGGACTTAAAATAGATGATATTGAAATAGATAGAGTAATTAGAATTTCAGGAAGCTTTAAAAGGATATTAAGGGTTAAATTCAGAGTCGCAGTTGAGATAATTGAAGTTAAAAAAGATGAGTTAGTATTTAGACTAAAAGAGATAAAAGTTCTTGGAATTCCTGCAATAAAGCTTATTAGAAAGTTTGTTCTGAAAAATATATTAAAAGATTTAAAGAATATGGGCGTTGTTCATAATGAAGATAAGGTTATTATTAACTTTAATAAATTAATGAAAGATATTAAAAACTTTGAGATGGATATAAAGGAAATACAAGTAAATAAAAGTGGAATAAATGTTACTTTACATAATGTAGTTATAGATATTAAGGATATTATTAAAAAAGGTAATAAAGATAAAATAGAAAATGAGATATTAACAACAGAAGAAGATAGGACAACTTTAATTGAAAATAATGAGACATTATTATTAGAAGAAAAGACTGAAAATATAGAAAAGGTACAAGATGTTTATACCGATGGTAGAAGCTTTTTAGAGGAAAAAATACCAGATAATATTAAGCCAATGGAAGAATACTTATTTATTTTACCAGATATTATAGCCTTAATAGTTAGGCTATTAAAAGATAGTAGAGTTAGTAAAAGTACAAAAATTGCTGTAGCATCTTCTCTTGGTTATATTATAATTCCAAAGGATATAATAAATGATAAGATTCCTTTGCTGGGGAAGATTGATGATATATCAGTAGTATTTTTTGCATTAAATAAGTTGATTAATGATGTGCCTTTAGAAGTTCTTTTAGAAAATTGGCAAGGAAGCAATAAAAATATATTAGTACTTAAAAATGCATTAGAGTATTTAAAATCATTTTCTAATGGGAATAAACTAGATAAGTTTTATGTCTTGATTGATTCATTTGTTTAA